One window from the genome of Calliopsis andreniformis isolate RMS-2024a chromosome 12, iyCalAndr_principal, whole genome shotgun sequence encodes:
- the Bka gene encoding FCF1 rRNA-processing protein Bka, producing the protein MGKSTKTRKGVMQRFAQMKKMINLNDSRIKPEKRAPPKKPKKEDLTQLKITEAPQQSSALFFQYNTQLGPPYHVLIDTNFVNFSIKNKLDIIESMMECLYAKCIPYITDCVLGELEKLGQKYKIALKIIKDPRFERLHCMHKGTYADDCLVNRVTQHKCYIVATNDKDLKRRIRKIPGVPIMYVSQHRYTIERMPDAYGAPKK; encoded by the exons ATG GGGAAGAGTACAAAAACACGGAAAGGTGTTATGCAAAGATTTGCACAAATGAAGAAGATGATAAACTTAAATGATTCTAGAAT AAAACCAGAAAAACGTGCACCACCAAAGAAACCTAAAAAAGAAGATCTGACACAACTGAAAATAACAGAAGC acctcaacaatcttctGCGCTGTTTTTCCAATACAACACTCAGCTGGGCCCTCCGTACCACGTTTTGATAGACACAAACTTTGTAAACTTTTCTATTAAAAACAAGTTGGATATTATAGAAAGTATGATGGAATGTCTTTATGCAAAATGTATACCCTACATAACAGACTGTGTTCTTGGTGAATTGGAGAAGCTCggacagaagtataaaatagcgTTAAAAATCATTAAGGATCCCAGATTTGAAAGATTACACTGCATGCATAAAGGCACTTATGCAGATGACTGTCTTGTAAATAGGGTGACTCAG CACAAATGTTACATTGTGGCAACAAACGACAAAGACCTGAAACGACGAATACGAAAGATTCCTGGAGTGCCTATAATGTACGTTTCCCAGCATAGGTACACCATTGAGAGGATGCCTGACGCATACGGAGCCCCGAAGAAGTAA